Genomic segment of Photobacterium profundum SS9:
ACAAACACGTATTTAATACAATTACGTATTTTTAAGATAACGTTGCTATGTCTTTTTCTCTCGCTTTATCTCGCTTGGCTAACCAGTAGCCAGCAATAGCCCCAGCAAAGCCACCAAATAAATGGCTTTCAAAACTCATCCATCGATGAATCGGAAATACTCCCCATACCATGGACCCATAGAAAAACATTACAATAACAGCAATCGCGATAGACTTAAGGCTTCGGTACATGAACGCATAAACCAATAAATACGCCCATAAGCCATAGATAATGCCGCTTAAACCAATATGGTAACTGGCTCGTCCAAAAAACCAGACGCCAATACTACTGATCGCCCAACTTACAATAAACACCACGATTAAGCGCGACACACCCGATCGAGATACTAGTAAGCCTAATACAGAAAAAGAAAATAGATTACCTATTAAATGAGACCAAGAGCCATGTATAAACGGATAAGCGACTAAGCCAGTAAGGTGCGTAATGTGCCGAGGCAATAAACCGTAACTGTTCAGGCTACCATTCAAGAATACATTTATGATATGCACGCAAATACAGAACAAACCAATGAAGCCAATGACTTTCAATGCATCTTTATCTTGTTGGTTCAATAGAATTCTCCCCATTTAAAAAACAACAACATACCCAAACGGCATTGCTAAGTATAGCTAGCTTACGCTCATTACTCGCTACTGTACCTGAACAAACGATTAATAGGTAAGTTCAATTATTATAAACACTTATACCAAGTGTTAACTCACTCTAAGTAACAAAATATTAGTTTCATCTAATTTCTTGAACAACTTGTCCTAATCT
This window contains:
- a CDS encoding rhomboid family intramembrane serine protease, whose translation is MNQQDKDALKVIGFIGLFCICVHIINVFLNGSLNSYGLLPRHITHLTGLVAYPFIHGSWSHLIGNLFSFSVLGLLVSRSGVSRLIVVFIVSWAISSIGVWFFGRASYHIGLSGIIYGLWAYLLVYAFMYRSLKSIAIAVIVMFFYGSMVWGVFPIHRWMSFESHLFGGFAGAIAGYWLAKRDKAREKDIATLS